The following is a genomic window from Bacteroidota bacterium.
CTGCACGGAGAATTTTTTTTGCGGCTGATAATTATTCAGCTTACTTTTTTTCGACGATGAAAATGAAAAAAATACGAACGCGGAGAATATGAGGATCCCTTTTTTCATTCTGCCTTTACCCATCCTCTATACGAAATTACTTTTCGGTCAGTTCCACACTCATCAGTTTCTTTACCAGTTCCGGAACACCTTTGCCAGCCGTATTTTTTATTACGGTTAAATTTTTTATTCCAATGTCATTCACTTCATTTGGGTCTACCAGATAAATTTCGGTGGAGGAAGTTGCGAAATGCACAAGCCCTGCCGCCGGGTAAACATTCAGAGAGGTTCCTACAATAATAAAAACATCGGCGCCTGAAGCGAGCGACTGCGCATGATCGAGTTCGGTCACCATTTCACCGAACCATACAATATGCGGACGAAGCTGTGATCCGAGTTCGCATTTTTCGCCCGCTTTCAGTTCCCATCCTTTGATGGTGTAAACAAGAGAAGAATCTTTTGTGCTTCTTGCTTTTTTTATTTCGCCGTGCAGGTGCAGTACTTTTTTAGAACCCGCGCGTTCATGGAGGTCATCTACATTCTGCGTGATCACCTGTACATCATATTTTTTTTCCAGTTCTACAATGGCCAGGTGCGCGGCGTTGGGCTTTGCTTCCATCACTTGCTTTCTGCGCAGATTGTAAAATTCAAGTACAAGCACAGGATCTTTCATCCACGCTTCGGGTGTAGCCACATCGCGCACGTCATATTTTTCCCACAACCCTCCACTGTCGCGAAATGTGCTGATACCGCTTTCCGCGCTCACGCCTGCTCCTGTGAAAACAACAATGTTCTTTTTCCGTTTCATTTTGAGTCAAACAAGATAATGCATTTGACGCGAAGAATAATTGTGGATTCAGGTAAAGTAACAGGAACACTCTTACCGGCTAATGCAGAATTTCAGAGGCAGAATCGGAATTTGAGCGTGTGAAAATCAGAGATTTATATTGGCCGGGTTTGAGAAAAACGATGCGATACGAAAGATCTATTTGATTACCTTCGTCATTCCGGCTTTTTTCGAAAATTTCATTGGGAAAGTCAGTTAAAAATTATACCCGATTATGGCGAAATTCCGCAAACAGGACGCGCTCGATTATCACTCACAGGGCCGTCCCGGCAAGATCGAAGTACTTCCGACAAAACCCTACAGCAGTCAGCGTGATCTTACACTTGCTTATTCTCCCGGTGTTGCAGAACCCTGTCTTGAAATTGAAAAGAATCCCGATGATGTTTACAAGTACACTTCGAAGGGAAATCTTGTCGCTGTAATTTCAAATGGCACTGCAGTTCTCGGTTTGGGAAATATAGGTTCGCTCGCATCCAAACCGGTAATGGAAGGAAAAGGATTGCTCTTTAAAATTTACGCTGATATAGATGTATTCGACATTGAAGTGGACACAAGTAATATTGATGTGTTCGTTCAGACTGTGAAAGCCATCGCACCAACATTCGGCGGAATTAATCTCGAAGACATCAAAGCACCGGAATGTTTTGAGATCGAAAGAAGATTGAAGGAAGAATTGCAGATCCCGGTGATGCATGATGATCAGCACGGCACCGCCATCATTTCTTCTGCAGCACTTATCAATGCCGTGGAGATCGCCGGAAAAAAATTAGATAAAGTAAAACTCGTTGTCAATGGCGCTGGCGCGTCTGCAATTTCGTGTACCAAAATGTACATTGCTGTTGGTGTGAAGAAAGAAAATATTCTCATGCTCGACAGTAAAGGTGTACTCACTACCGATCGGGATGATATTGATGAAAGTAAACGTTTCTTCGCTGTAAAACCGATTGGAAAAAAAACACTCGCTGAGGCGATAAAAGGTGCTGATGTTTTTGTGGGACTTTCGAAGGGAAATGTGGTGAACCAGGATATGATCCGTTCTATGGCGCCTAAGGCCATTGTTTTTGCGCTCGCCAATCCGGATCCGGAAATTCCCTATGAAGATGCAATGGCCGCACGGCCCGACATCATTATGGCTACTGGCCGATCTGATTATCCGAACCAGGTGAATAATGTTCTCGGATTTCCATTCATATTCCGCGGTGCGCTCGATGTGCGCGCTACGCAGATCAACGAAGCAATGAAACTTGCTGCTGCATACGCGATCGCCGATCTTGCGAAAGAGCCGGTGCCTGATGATGTGGGACACGCTTATGACCTCCGCAATCTTTCATTTGGTCCCACGTATATTATTCCCAAACCAATTGACTCACGCCTTATTTCTACAGTAGCTCCTGCTGTTGCAAAAGCTGCTATAGATTCCGGCATCGCAAAAAATCCGATCACCGATTGGGAAACTTACAAATCCGATCTCACGAATCGTTTGGGCCGCGATAATAAACTAATGCGCGGACTCGCCACAAAGGCAAAACAGAATCCGAAGCGTGTGGTCTTTGCAGAAGCAGATACTTATAAAATTCTCAAAGCGGCGCAGGTCGTGCGCGACGAAGGAATTGCAAAACCAATTCTTCTGGGCGATGTAGGGAAAATAAATCGCCTCATCGAAGAAAATAATCTCGAGCTCGGTGATACGCTCATCATCGATCCGCGTGAATTTTCGCAGGAGGAAAAGCGTGTACATTTTGGCGAGATGTATTTTCAGAAAAGAAAACGCCGCGGTGTTACACTTTATGAAGCGAAAAAAGCAATGTTAGAGCGGAATTATTTCGGTGCGATGATGGTGGAAACCGGAATGGCAGATGCGATGATCTCCGGCCTCACGCGCAAGTACGGCGCGCCTATTGTGCCCGCGCTGCATTGCATAGGCGTGCAGGAAGGCGTGAACCGCGTTGCAGGCATGTACATCATGTCCACGCGCAAAGGAAATTTCTTTTTCGCTGATACGACCATGAATGTCGATCCGACTGCACAGGAACTCGTTGACATTACCGTGCTCACCGCGCAAGCCATTCGCCAGTTCAATGTTGTTCCGAGAATTGCATTACTCTCTTATTCCAATTTCGGATCAGCCGGCGGAATTCTTCCTGATAAAGTGAGTCAGGCCGTGAAGATCCTGCATCGTGATTATCCCGGACTCATTGTGGATGGCGACATGCAGGCGAATATTGCATTGAACAGTGAGTTGATGAAAGAACAATTCCCATTCAGCGAACTCGTCGGAAAAAAAGTGAATACTTTCATTTTTCCGAATCTTGCATCAGGAAACATCGCTTACAAACTCATACAGGAAATGGGCGGAGCTGAAGCGATTGGCCCTGTTCTGCTCGGATTGAAAAAACCGGTTCACGTGCTTCAACTCGGAAGTGCAGTACGCGAGATCGTGAACATGGTGATCATTTCAGTTGTAGATGCACAGTCGAGAAAGAATTAAAAACAACAAAACAACAAATTCCAAAAAATAAATCCCCAACGCCAAATATCAAATGAACTAAAGCGTTTCTCCATTCCGGGTCTTGGAATTTAGGATTTGGGGTTTAGAATTTCTGATTTTATGTACGATCATTTCGAGGGAAAACTAACATTGAAAACGCCGACATTCGCCATTCTCAATTGCGCGGGAGTCGGCTACCACCTGAATATTTCACTGCACACATTTTCCGCTTTGCCTGAAAATGGTTCCTGCCGCATTTATGCTCATCTTGCTGTTCGTGAAGATGCATTGGTGCTTTTTGGTTTTGCTGAAGAACAGGAACGTGAAATTTTCCGACAGCTCATTTCCGTTTCCGGCGTAGGGCCATCTACCGCACGCATGATCCTTTCTTCCATGAGCCCCGATGAAGTGACTCAGGCCATTCATTCTGGCAATGTGGCAGCGCTGAAAGCGGTAAAAGGCATTGGTGAAAAATCGGCCCAGCGGATTATTGTCGACCTGAAAGGAAAATTTTCGAAAGATACAGGCATCGCTTCATCGGTTTTTGCGTCTGACCATAAAATGCGGGATGAAGCGCTGACTGCACTTGTCACGCTTGGTTTCGCAAAAAACGCCGCCGAAAAAGCGGTGGACCGTTCGCTGAAAACAGAAGGCAACGCTGTTTCAGTTGAACACCTGATAAAAATGGCTTTAAAGAATCTGTAAACAGGAATTTGAGAACATTTCTGAAATATTGTTTTGCGGCCGTTGTTTCGGTTTCCCTGCTCATGGCGGTCATGTCGAGCAATGCGCGCGTAGCTTCTCCTTATCATCCGCTTTCCGCAACAAATTATATTACTGCTGCTATCGATTCTCCGAGTGGCGGGGATTCAACACCCATGCCTTACGGTTTTCAGGACCAGTCAGGACTCGATCCGCTTTATTTTAATAATAATAATTCTCCGCTCAAGCTGAAAGACCCGAACAATATTAAAACGAATGTTACTTACGATCCTGATTCCAATATTTA
Proteins encoded in this region:
- a CDS encoding NAD-dependent deacylase, producing MKRKKNIVVFTGAGVSAESGISTFRDSGGLWEKYDVRDVATPEAWMKDPVLVLEFYNLRRKQVMEAKPNAAHLAIVELEKKYDVQVITQNVDDLHERAGSKKVLHLHGEIKKARSTKDSSLVYTIKGWELKAGEKCELGSQLRPHIVWFGEMVTELDHAQSLASGADVFIIVGTSLNVYPAAGLVHFATSSTEIYLVDPNEVNDIGIKNLTVIKNTAGKGVPELVKKLMSVELTEK
- the ruvA gene encoding Holliday junction branch migration protein RuvA — its product is MYDHFEGKLTLKTPTFAILNCAGVGYHLNISLHTFSALPENGSCRIYAHLAVREDALVLFGFAEEQEREIFRQLISVSGVGPSTARMILSSMSPDEVTQAIHSGNVAALKAVKGIGEKSAQRIIVDLKGKFSKDTGIASSVFASDHKMRDEALTALVTLGFAKNAAEKAVDRSLKTEGNAVSVEHLIKMALKNL
- a CDS encoding NADP-dependent malic enzyme — its product is MAKFRKQDALDYHSQGRPGKIEVLPTKPYSSQRDLTLAYSPGVAEPCLEIEKNPDDVYKYTSKGNLVAVISNGTAVLGLGNIGSLASKPVMEGKGLLFKIYADIDVFDIEVDTSNIDVFVQTVKAIAPTFGGINLEDIKAPECFEIERRLKEELQIPVMHDDQHGTAIISSAALINAVEIAGKKLDKVKLVVNGAGASAISCTKMYIAVGVKKENILMLDSKGVLTTDRDDIDESKRFFAVKPIGKKTLAEAIKGADVFVGLSKGNVVNQDMIRSMAPKAIVFALANPDPEIPYEDAMAARPDIIMATGRSDYPNQVNNVLGFPFIFRGALDVRATQINEAMKLAAAYAIADLAKEPVPDDVGHAYDLRNLSFGPTYIIPKPIDSRLISTVAPAVAKAAIDSGIAKNPITDWETYKSDLTNRLGRDNKLMRGLATKAKQNPKRVVFAEADTYKILKAAQVVRDEGIAKPILLGDVGKINRLIEENNLELGDTLIIDPREFSQEEKRVHFGEMYFQKRKRRGVTLYEAKKAMLERNYFGAMMVETGMADAMISGLTRKYGAPIVPALHCIGVQEGVNRVAGMYIMSTRKGNFFFADTTMNVDPTAQELVDITVLTAQAIRQFNVVPRIALLSYSNFGSAGGILPDKVSQAVKILHRDYPGLIVDGDMQANIALNSELMKEQFPFSELVGKKVNTFIFPNLASGNIAYKLIQEMGGAEAIGPVLLGLKKPVHVLQLGSAVREIVNMVIISVVDAQSRKN